The following proteins are encoded in a genomic region of Mycobacterium kiyosense:
- a CDS encoding putative diacyglycerol O-acyltransferase: protein MELMVPTDSMFLFSESREHPLHVGGLSLFEPPEGAGPQFVREFYEALIANDEFQPTFRKHPAKIAGGIATLAWAYDDEVDVDYHVRRSALPSPGRVRDLLELTSRVHTALLDRHRPLWEAYVIEGLQDGRFALYTKMHHALIDGVSAVKLMQRTLSTDPHDTEVKAMWSLPRPPKPAAPSEGGSNPLNSLMKLAGSLKGLAGVGPSTLKLARAALLEQQLTLPFAAPHTMLNVKVGGARRCAAQSWSLDRVKSVKQAAGVTVNDAVLAMCAGALRYYLLEQHALPDTPLVAMVPVSLRSEADADSGGNKVGSILCNLATDVEDPAKRIEIIAESMRRNKKVLADLPSYEVLALSALNMAPLLLSGVPGFLSAVPPPFNIVISNVPGTADPLYYGGARLDGSYPLSNIPDGQALNITLVNNAGNLDFGLVGCRRSVPHLQRLLAHLESSLKDLEQAVGA, encoded by the coding sequence ATGGAACTCATGGTGCCCACCGACTCGATGTTTCTGTTCAGCGAATCGCGGGAGCATCCCTTGCACGTCGGTGGCCTGTCGCTGTTCGAGCCTCCGGAGGGAGCCGGACCGCAGTTCGTCCGGGAGTTCTACGAGGCGCTGATCGCCAACGACGAATTTCAGCCGACTTTCCGGAAGCACCCCGCGAAGATCGCGGGTGGAATCGCCACTCTCGCTTGGGCTTACGACGACGAAGTCGACGTCGACTACCACGTGCGGCGCTCGGCGCTGCCGTCGCCGGGACGGGTCCGCGACTTGCTGGAGCTGACCTCGCGGGTGCACACCGCCCTGCTCGACCGGCACCGCCCGCTATGGGAGGCGTACGTGATCGAGGGCCTGCAGGACGGCCGGTTCGCGCTGTACACCAAGATGCACCATGCGCTGATCGACGGTGTCTCGGCGGTCAAGCTGATGCAGCGCACGCTGTCCACCGACCCGCACGACACCGAAGTCAAAGCGATGTGGAGTTTGCCGCGGCCGCCGAAACCGGCAGCCCCCTCCGAAGGAGGCTCAAACCCGCTGAACTCACTGATGAAACTGGCGGGGTCCCTCAAAGGGCTTGCGGGAGTTGGCCCTTCGACGTTGAAGCTGGCCCGCGCGGCACTGCTGGAACAGCAGTTGACGCTGCCGTTCGCCGCGCCGCACACCATGCTCAACGTGAAGGTCGGAGGAGCGCGGCGGTGCGCGGCACAGTCCTGGTCACTGGACCGGGTCAAGAGCGTCAAGCAGGCCGCCGGTGTGACGGTCAACGACGCCGTGCTGGCGATGTGCGCAGGTGCGCTGCGTTACTACCTGCTCGAGCAGCACGCACTGCCCGACACGCCGCTGGTGGCGATGGTGCCGGTGAGCCTGCGTTCGGAGGCCGACGCCGACAGCGGCGGCAACAAGGTCGGCAGCATCCTGTGCAACTTGGCCACCGATGTCGAAGACCCGGCGAAGCGGATCGAGATCATCGCCGAGTCGATGCGCCGCAACAAGAAAGTGCTCGCCGACCTGCCGTCGTATGAGGTGCTGGCGTTGTCGGCGCTGAACATGGCGCCGTTGCTGTTGTCCGGTGTGCCGGGGTTCCTCTCGGCGGTGCCGCCGCCGTTCAACATCGTCATCTCCAACGTGCCCGGGACGGCGGACCCGCTCTACTACGGCGGGGCGCGGCTGGACGGCAGCTACCCGCTGTCCAACATCCCGGACGGCCAGGCGCTGAACATCACGCTGGTCAACAACGCCGGCAACCTGGACTTCGGGCTGGTCGGCTGCCGGCGCAGCGTGCCGCACCTGCAACGGTTGCTCGCCCATCTGGAGTCGTCGCTGAAGGACCTGGAGCAGGCCGTGGGAGCCTGA
- a CDS encoding short-chain dehydrogenase, whose product MSYSHPDSLRGQVAVVTGAAQGVGRGVTAALLERGASVLLVDIQEAKLGATADELRTEFGAAQRLSTLTADLRHPESARRIVAAAVDAFGTVHGLVNNAIATNEPKAFVDITVEDLALGYDVGPRATFLLMQAVHPLLVAAGGGSIVNLGSGTGTGGEPKWGGYAAAKEGIRGLSKVAALEWGRDNIRVNVICPFAESDGVKFWKQFAPEDYAKAVGRVPMKRIGDVRTDVGALVAFLLSSDATFITGQTIHVDGGIGSFR is encoded by the coding sequence ATGAGCTACTCGCACCCGGACTCGCTGCGGGGGCAGGTCGCCGTCGTGACCGGTGCCGCCCAGGGCGTCGGAAGGGGCGTCACCGCCGCGCTGCTGGAGCGCGGAGCTTCGGTGCTGCTGGTCGACATCCAGGAGGCGAAGCTCGGTGCCACCGCCGACGAATTGCGGACAGAATTCGGTGCAGCGCAACGTCTCTCGACACTCACAGCCGATCTGCGCCACCCCGAGAGCGCGCGGCGCATCGTGGCCGCGGCGGTGGACGCGTTCGGCACCGTGCACGGACTGGTCAACAACGCGATCGCCACCAACGAGCCCAAGGCGTTCGTCGACATCACCGTCGAAGACCTGGCGCTCGGTTACGACGTCGGTCCGCGGGCGACGTTTCTGCTCATGCAAGCCGTGCACCCGTTGCTGGTGGCTGCCGGCGGCGGCTCGATCGTCAACCTGGGCTCGGGGACCGGTACCGGCGGTGAACCCAAGTGGGGTGGCTACGCCGCGGCCAAGGAAGGGATCCGCGGCTTGTCGAAAGTGGCTGCGCTGGAATGGGGCCGCGACAACATCCGGGTCAACGTGATCTGCCCCTTCGCCGAATCGGACGGCGTCAAATTCTGGAAGCAGTTCGCACCCGAGGACTATGCGAAGGCGGTGGGTCGGGTCCCGATGAAGCGGATCGGCGATGTACGGACCGACGTCGGGGCGCTGGTCGCGTTCCTACTGAGCTCCGACGCGACGTTCATCACCGGCCAGACCATTCACGTCGACGGCGGAATCGGCAGCTTCCGGTGA
- a CDS encoding TetR family transcriptional regulator, protein MTVPGESLRDRQRAQIRADIRRAAFRLFAQRGYHTVTTDEIAAAAGVSQRTLFRHVTTKEELLLAPARHGGAEVVSLLEQRPAQESPDVALANAIVARTRSFGETDTEEWRAALLVAPDLLDRLNFHTAADRQRATVSTAARMGVDPDADVRPGLLVHLSFAAADFGFQRWVRQNSAQQPLDRCVAEALEALRSSRWSSGRG, encoded by the coding sequence GTGACGGTGCCCGGGGAGTCGCTGCGCGATCGGCAGCGCGCCCAGATCCGCGCCGATATCCGGCGGGCGGCCTTCCGGCTATTCGCCCAGCGCGGCTACCACACCGTGACGACTGACGAAATCGCGGCTGCCGCTGGTGTTTCCCAGCGCACGTTGTTTCGGCATGTGACCACCAAGGAAGAGCTGCTGCTGGCACCGGCACGGCACGGCGGCGCCGAGGTGGTGAGCCTGCTCGAACAACGCCCGGCGCAGGAATCGCCGGACGTCGCGTTGGCCAATGCGATCGTCGCACGCACCCGCTCGTTCGGCGAGACCGACACCGAGGAGTGGCGGGCAGCGTTGCTGGTGGCCCCGGATCTGTTGGACCGGTTGAACTTTCATACCGCCGCCGACCGGCAGCGGGCGACGGTCAGCACCGCAGCGCGGATGGGCGTGGATCCCGACGCCGACGTCCGGCCAGGCCTGTTGGTGCACTTGAGCTTCGCCGCCGCCGATTTCGGTTTCCAGCGCTGGGTCCGGCAGAACTCGGCGCAGCAACCGCTGGATCGGTGCGTGGCCGAGGCGCTGGAAGCATTGCGCAGCTCCCGCTGGAGTTCCGGTCGCGGTTGA
- a CDS encoding 2-hydroxyacid dehydrogenase, producing the protein MGERTARVAILDDYARMALELADWSPVQKRCDITVFDRHLSEDEAAEALAPFDVACTMRERMAFPRSLIARLPNLKLITIVGRSLPNLDLAAATEHHVLVAHSNFTHPRFRAVRDATPELAWGLMIATVRNLAEEHRRMREGGWQSTIGTTLSGKTLGLLGLGRVGSRMAGYAKAFGMPVISWSQNLTEAAAAEVGARWVAKEALFEQSDVVSIHVVLSERTHGLVGRPELMSMKPTAFLVNTSRGPIVDETALIETLRGGRIAGAGLDVFDAEPLPADHPLRHLPNVTLSPHLGYVTREMLGAFYSDTVEAVVAWLYGTPVRIANPEALR; encoded by the coding sequence ATGGGTGAGCGCACCGCCCGGGTGGCGATACTGGACGACTACGCGCGCATGGCCCTCGAGCTGGCCGACTGGTCGCCGGTGCAAAAACGTTGTGACATCACCGTCTTCGATCGGCATCTGTCCGAAGACGAGGCGGCCGAGGCGCTGGCGCCGTTCGACGTGGCATGCACGATGCGTGAGCGCATGGCGTTTCCGCGCAGCCTCATCGCCCGGTTGCCGAACCTCAAGCTGATCACCATCGTCGGCCGCAGCCTGCCCAATCTGGACCTGGCCGCCGCCACGGAGCACCACGTGCTGGTCGCCCACTCGAACTTCACCCACCCCCGCTTCCGTGCGGTCCGCGACGCCACTCCGGAGCTGGCGTGGGGTCTGATGATCGCCACGGTGCGCAATCTGGCCGAAGAACACCGCCGGATGCGCGAGGGAGGATGGCAGTCCACCATCGGGACGACCTTATCCGGCAAGACCCTGGGTCTGCTCGGGCTGGGCAGGGTCGGCAGCCGGATGGCCGGCTACGCGAAAGCCTTTGGCATGCCGGTGATTTCGTGGAGCCAGAACCTCACCGAGGCGGCCGCGGCGGAGGTGGGCGCGCGCTGGGTCGCCAAGGAAGCCTTGTTCGAACAGTCCGACGTGGTGTCCATCCACGTCGTACTCTCCGAGCGCACCCACGGGTTGGTCGGCCGGCCGGAACTGATGTCGATGAAGCCAACCGCGTTTCTGGTCAACACTTCTCGCGGGCCGATTGTCGACGAGACGGCGCTGATCGAAACGCTGAGGGGCGGCCGGATCGCCGGGGCGGGACTGGACGTGTTCGACGCCGAACCGCTTCCGGCCGACCATCCGTTGCGTCATCTGCCGAATGTGACGCTGTCGCCGCATCTCGGCTATGTCACCCGGGAAATGCTGGGCGCGTTCTACTCCGACACCGTCGAAGCCGTGGTCGCCTGGCTGTACGGGACACCCGTGCGGATCGCCAACCCGGAAGCGCTGCGGTAA
- the lipT_2 gene encoding carboxylic ester hydrolase, with protein sequence MTRVDVESGAVRGRRHRDVDVWRSIPYAAPPVGPLRFRAPQPVTPWGGVRDATEFGNAAHSHLFSSPLGIVAATDRNCLTLNVCAPAGDGPPRPVLVFIHGGGFFEGSSALPVHNPEPLVRRFGIVLVTINYRLGGLGFVDFSRYSADFESNVGLRDQIAALQWVRRNIAAFGGDPENVTVWGQSAGASAVLNHLVMPATKGLFHRAIAQSPVPDAVRTRDQAAETARRIVEALGIDPENAADALRTAPAKAIAGTAIRVMLRIAREVPCQMSLAPVIDGDLLPQDPTAALAAGHAHRVPLLIGSMRNEMGHAGWGPVRRFVDLFPTTPQRVERMFAATDPAAKDEVLRHYPDYPSGRTLTKLATDCFFVRPMIAAAEAHARHAPTYLYRMDYAPPLLRWIGMGAIHATDIPLVFGFDMPATQPFTTGERREYRALGDWVRQHWIEFARTGAAGWPAYNDDKAAVVIDRPEPRVVDGLYSATWEAWRHYAGPQRAANPTAVH encoded by the coding sequence GTGACCAGGGTCGACGTGGAGTCCGGCGCCGTGCGCGGCCGGCGGCACCGCGACGTCGACGTCTGGCGTTCGATCCCGTACGCGGCGCCGCCCGTCGGGCCGCTGCGGTTTCGTGCCCCGCAGCCCGTCACGCCGTGGGGCGGCGTGCGGGACGCGACCGAATTCGGTAACGCCGCACATTCGCACCTGTTCAGCTCGCCGCTGGGCATCGTGGCGGCTACGGACCGGAACTGCCTGACGCTCAACGTCTGCGCGCCCGCCGGAGACGGACCACCCCGGCCGGTGCTGGTATTCATCCACGGCGGCGGGTTCTTCGAGGGCAGCTCCGCGTTGCCGGTCCACAATCCCGAGCCGCTGGTGCGCCGGTTCGGGATCGTGCTCGTCACGATCAACTACCGGCTCGGCGGCCTGGGATTCGTCGACTTCTCCCGGTACTCGGCGGATTTCGAATCCAATGTCGGCCTGCGCGACCAGATCGCCGCGCTGCAGTGGGTGCGGCGCAACATCGCGGCGTTCGGTGGCGACCCGGAGAACGTCACCGTGTGGGGGCAGTCCGCCGGTGCCAGCGCCGTTCTCAACCACCTGGTGATGCCCGCCACCAAGGGACTGTTCCACCGCGCGATCGCGCAGAGCCCGGTACCCGATGCGGTGCGCACCCGGGACCAGGCCGCCGAAACCGCCCGCCGGATTGTCGAGGCGCTCGGCATCGATCCCGAGAACGCCGCGGATGCCCTGCGCACGGCGCCGGCCAAAGCGATTGCGGGGACGGCGATCCGGGTGATGCTACGTATCGCGCGCGAGGTTCCCTGCCAGATGTCGCTGGCCCCGGTGATCGACGGAGATCTGCTGCCGCAGGACCCGACGGCGGCGCTGGCGGCCGGTCACGCGCACCGCGTCCCGCTGCTCATCGGCTCGATGCGCAACGAGATGGGGCACGCGGGCTGGGGACCGGTCCGGCGGTTCGTCGATCTGTTCCCGACCACCCCTCAGCGGGTGGAACGCATGTTCGCCGCCACCGACCCGGCCGCGAAAGACGAGGTCCTGCGGCACTATCCGGACTACCCAAGCGGCAGAACGCTGACCAAGCTGGCCACCGATTGCTTCTTCGTGCGACCGATGATCGCCGCGGCGGAGGCCCATGCTCGGCACGCGCCGACCTACCTGTACCGAATGGACTACGCCCCGCCGCTGTTGCGCTGGATAGGCATGGGCGCCATTCACGCCACCGACATTCCGCTGGTGTTCGGGTTCGACATGCCCGCGACGCAACCGTTCACCACCGGTGAGCGCCGCGAATACCGGGCGCTGGGCGACTGGGTACGGCAGCACTGGATCGAGTTCGCTCGGACCGGTGCGGCTGGTTGGCCGGCGTACAACGACGACAAAGCCGCCGTCGTCATCGATCGTCCGGAACCTCGGGTGGTCGACGGACTCTACAGCGCGACGTGGGAAGCGTGGCGCCATTACGCCGGACCCCAGCGTGCTGCCAACCCCACCGCCGTGCACTAG
- a CDS encoding malyl-CoA lyase, producing the protein MTLRRSELAVPASNDDMFDKAAGCGADLVFLDLEDAVPVACKESARSKAIAALNEIDWGRTARAIRINGLDTPWCHDDLIEVVTKAGANLDTVIIPKARTARDVWWVDVLLTQLEAKLLLDRQIRLEVLIEEVEGLANAEAIAAASPRLDALIFGVGDFSLSQGARVDTNFVPLGDYPGDFWQYARSKVIVAARIAGIEAIDAPYPDFRDLTGYERDARRASLMGYTGKWAIHPGQVPVANEVYAPTADEIALAQRNVAAYREAESNGRGAVGVNGVLVDAAHVKMAEQTLARAALCANSGG; encoded by the coding sequence GTGACACTGCGCCGTTCCGAGCTGGCGGTACCCGCGAGCAACGACGACATGTTCGACAAGGCCGCCGGCTGCGGCGCCGACCTGGTGTTTCTCGACCTCGAGGATGCGGTGCCTGTGGCCTGCAAGGAGTCGGCTCGATCCAAGGCGATCGCAGCGCTCAACGAGATCGATTGGGGCCGCACGGCTCGCGCGATCCGGATCAACGGCCTGGACACCCCCTGGTGTCACGACGACCTGATCGAGGTGGTGACCAAGGCCGGCGCCAACCTGGACACCGTCATCATCCCCAAGGCGCGCACCGCCCGCGACGTGTGGTGGGTGGACGTGCTGCTCACCCAGCTTGAAGCAAAACTGTTACTCGACAGGCAGATTCGGCTCGAGGTGCTGATCGAGGAGGTCGAGGGCCTGGCCAACGCCGAAGCCATCGCGGCCGCCAGCCCGCGGCTGGACGCGCTGATCTTCGGGGTCGGCGACTTCTCGCTGTCCCAGGGCGCCCGGGTGGACACCAACTTCGTCCCGCTCGGCGACTACCCCGGCGATTTCTGGCAGTACGCGCGTAGCAAGGTGATCGTCGCGGCGCGCATCGCCGGTATCGAAGCGATCGACGCGCCCTACCCCGACTTTCGCGATCTGACCGGTTACGAGCGCGATGCACGCCGGGCGTCGCTGATGGGATACACCGGCAAGTGGGCGATTCATCCCGGGCAGGTACCGGTCGCCAACGAGGTGTATGCGCCCACCGCCGACGAGATCGCCTTGGCGCAACGCAATGTCGCGGCGTACCGGGAAGCGGAGTCGAACGGCCGGGGTGCGGTCGGGGTGAACGGCGTGCTGGTGGACGCAGCGCACGTGAAGATGGCCGAGCAGACGCTGGCGCGCGCCGCGCTATGCGCGAACTCTGGCGGTTGA
- a CDS encoding CoA transferase: MLDGLRVLDLATLAAAPLVATYLGEFGAEVIKVEDPRNGDPIRSWGNQRDGVGLMWKSISRNKKSITLDLRCSAGQELVRRLVRHADVAIFNTRPQTLRKWGLDYQSLRGVNDRIVMLHITGYGLTGPKSERPGFGTLGEAMSGFAHITGQAGGPPTLPPFMLADGVASLNAAYAVMMALYHRDVHGGPGQLIDVNLIDPLARLLEQTLLGYDQLGLVPERSGNRWDISAPRNTYRTADGRWLAMSGSSPALALRVFRAIGRDDLVHDADFSDPQRRLARAREVDAVVADWVAGKTLSQAMEVFEAHEVAAAPVYDITDLVRDEQLAHRGVFVSVDDTELGPVTVQAPVPRFSAAPGAVRQLGPRLGEHNDEVYGELLGLSRNEIDDLHANGVL, translated from the coding sequence ATGCTTGACGGCCTGCGGGTGCTCGACCTGGCCACCTTGGCGGCCGCGCCGCTGGTCGCCACCTATCTGGGCGAGTTCGGCGCCGAGGTGATCAAGGTGGAGGACCCGCGTAACGGCGACCCCATCCGCTCCTGGGGCAACCAGCGCGACGGCGTCGGCCTGATGTGGAAGTCCATCTCGCGCAACAAGAAATCGATCACGCTGGACCTGCGCTGCAGCGCCGGCCAGGAGCTGGTGCGCCGACTGGTGCGGCACGCCGACGTCGCGATCTTCAACACCCGGCCACAGACGTTGCGCAAGTGGGGGCTGGACTATCAGAGCCTGCGCGGGGTCAACGACCGAATCGTCATGCTGCACATCACCGGATACGGGTTGACCGGGCCCAAGAGCGAGCGGCCCGGGTTCGGCACTCTGGGCGAGGCGATGAGCGGCTTCGCCCACATCACCGGCCAGGCCGGCGGGCCGCCGACGCTGCCGCCGTTCATGCTGGCCGACGGGGTCGCATCGCTGAATGCCGCATACGCGGTGATGATGGCGCTGTACCACCGCGACGTACACGGTGGGCCGGGCCAATTGATCGACGTCAACCTCATCGATCCGCTGGCCCGATTGCTGGAGCAGACGCTGCTGGGCTACGACCAACTCGGCCTGGTGCCCGAGCGGTCCGGCAACCGCTGGGACATCTCCGCGCCGCGCAACACCTATCGCACCGCCGACGGCCGCTGGCTGGCGATGTCGGGAAGCTCGCCGGCGCTGGCCCTTCGGGTGTTCCGGGCGATCGGACGCGACGACCTGGTGCACGACGCCGACTTCTCCGATCCGCAGCGCAGACTCGCCCGCGCCCGCGAGGTCGACGCGGTGGTGGCGGATTGGGTTGCCGGTAAGACACTTTCGCAGGCGATGGAGGTGTTCGAAGCGCACGAGGTGGCCGCCGCACCCGTCTACGACATCACCGATCTGGTGCGCGACGAGCAGCTTGCCCACCGGGGCGTGTTCGTCTCGGTCGACGACACCGAACTAGGGCCGGTGACGGTACAGGCGCCGGTGCCCCGGTTCTCCGCGGCCCCCGGCGCGGTACGGCAGCTGGGCCCACGCCTCGGCGAGCACAACGACGAGGTGTACGGCGAACTACTCGGGCTGAGCCGCAACGAGATTGACGATCTGCACGCCAACGGTGTGCTGTGA
- a CDS encoding monooxygenase has protein sequence MRTDKMSLVAFMQAGSTSVYAGSWRHPATEHRYLDASYYAKIGRQLEEGCFDLMFFDDRLAMPGVYGNSVAEAVQYGARPVKLDLGVVLGILAQATSHIGLGATYSTTYYAPFHVARTFASLDHLSAGRAAWNVVTSVNDSEAQNFGVEAHLGHDERYDRADEFMDVVTGLWDTWEDDAVLHDRATGHYADPAKVHELGHVGQYFAARGPLTVPRSPQGRPVIIQAGSSGRGREFASRWAELIFTGDPGIEVACSHYADQKDRIAAAGRDPGAVRICPMAYAVVGESESHAKDREAMFLNDLVHPMASLTLLSELMNYDFAQHDLDDPVTDDLIASVSGIRGLVQNLRTHIGGDTVTVRDLAGHRATLLQGPRFVGTGEQVADQMADWFESGACDGFVLAATHLPGAFEDVVRMVVPELQRRGLFRSAYESSTLRGHLGLQRPVGANA, from the coding sequence ATGCGAACCGACAAGATGTCCCTCGTCGCCTTCATGCAGGCGGGCAGCACTTCGGTGTACGCCGGATCCTGGCGACACCCCGCGACCGAGCACCGGTACCTCGACGCGTCCTACTACGCCAAGATCGGCCGTCAGCTCGAAGAAGGCTGCTTCGACCTGATGTTCTTCGACGACCGGTTGGCGATGCCCGGGGTATACGGCAACTCGGTGGCCGAGGCCGTCCAGTACGGTGCCCGGCCGGTCAAGCTGGACCTGGGCGTGGTGCTGGGGATACTGGCCCAGGCGACCTCGCACATCGGACTCGGCGCCACCTATTCGACCACCTACTATGCGCCGTTCCACGTCGCCCGCACCTTCGCGTCGCTGGACCACCTGTCGGCCGGGCGGGCCGCCTGGAACGTCGTCACCTCGGTCAACGACAGCGAGGCGCAGAACTTCGGCGTCGAGGCCCACCTCGGTCACGACGAACGCTACGACCGTGCCGACGAATTCATGGACGTGGTCACCGGACTCTGGGACACCTGGGAGGACGACGCCGTACTGCACGACCGCGCGACGGGTCACTACGCCGATCCGGCAAAGGTGCACGAGCTAGGCCACGTCGGGCAGTACTTCGCGGCGCGCGGGCCCCTGACGGTGCCCCGCTCCCCGCAGGGACGGCCGGTCATCATTCAGGCCGGCTCTTCGGGCCGCGGGCGCGAATTCGCCTCGCGCTGGGCGGAATTGATCTTCACCGGCGACCCGGGAATCGAAGTGGCCTGCAGCCACTACGCCGACCAGAAGGACCGCATCGCCGCTGCCGGACGCGATCCGGGCGCGGTCCGTATCTGCCCGATGGCCTACGCGGTGGTGGGGGAATCGGAGTCGCACGCCAAGGACCGCGAGGCGATGTTCCTCAACGACCTGGTGCACCCGATGGCCTCGCTCACCCTGTTGTCGGAGTTGATGAATTACGACTTCGCTCAACACGATCTGGACGATCCGGTTACCGACGATCTGATCGCATCGGTCTCGGGAATCCGGGGCCTGGTGCAGAATCTGCGCACGCATATCGGCGGCGACACGGTCACGGTGCGCGATCTCGCCGGCCACCGCGCCACCTTGCTGCAGGGGCCGCGGTTCGTCGGCACCGGTGAGCAGGTCGCCGACCAGATGGCCGACTGGTTCGAAAGCGGTGCCTGCGACGGATTCGTCTTGGCCGCAACGCATCTGCCCGGCGCGTTCGAGGACGTGGTACGGATGGTGGTTCCGGAGCTGCAACGACGCGGGTTGTTCCGTAGCGCGTACGAGTCGTCGACGCTGCGGGGTCACCTCGGGTTGCAACGACCCGTCGGCGCCAATGCTTGA
- a CDS encoding GntR family transcriptional regulator — MAAIDISGTVRERAARELRDRILTGTIPAGARLDLDAITEEFATSRTPVREALLELSFEGLVRVAPRSGVTVIGISPEDVLDSFTILGVLTGQAAAWAAQRVEPDELAMLRELAADVASRSGDDSIGEANWHFHQKIHRAAHSPRLMAQIKQAARVVPTNFLTLFPDHEKHSLDDHEALLDAFADKDAERARAIAERHVLDAGRSLAEWLEQRG, encoded by the coding sequence ATGGCAGCGATCGACATCTCCGGCACCGTGCGCGAGCGCGCCGCCCGGGAACTGCGTGACCGCATCCTGACCGGCACCATCCCCGCCGGGGCGCGTCTGGACCTCGACGCCATCACCGAGGAATTCGCCACCAGTCGCACCCCGGTGCGCGAAGCCCTGCTTGAGCTGTCTTTCGAGGGCCTGGTCCGCGTCGCGCCGCGCAGCGGAGTCACGGTGATCGGGATCAGCCCGGAAGACGTGCTGGACAGCTTCACCATCCTGGGGGTGCTGACCGGCCAGGCGGCGGCCTGGGCCGCCCAGCGCGTGGAACCGGACGAGTTGGCGATGCTGCGCGAACTGGCCGCCGACGTCGCGTCGAGGTCCGGTGACGACAGCATCGGCGAGGCGAACTGGCACTTCCACCAGAAGATCCACCGGGCCGCGCACTCGCCCCGGCTGATGGCCCAGATCAAACAGGCGGCGCGGGTGGTGCCCACCAACTTCCTGACGCTGTTCCCCGACCACGAGAAGCACTCACTCGATGACCACGAGGCGCTGCTCGACGCGTTCGCCGACAAGGACGCCGAGCGTGCCCGCGCCATCGCCGAACGGCATGTGCTGGATGCCGGGCGCTCCCTGGCGGAGTGGCTGGAACAGCGCGGCTGA
- the vapB47 gene encoding antitoxin VapB47, with the protein MEVIGVRELRQHASRYLARVEAGEELGVANHGRLVARLVPVAQATRSRTALIDAGLLLPARSPENLYDPAGTSPPSEKRTLSDVLEEMRDEQ; encoded by the coding sequence ATGGAGGTCATCGGGGTCCGTGAACTGCGACAACATGCATCGCGGTACCTCGCGCGGGTCGAGGCCGGCGAGGAGCTGGGCGTTGCCAATCACGGGCGCCTGGTTGCCCGCCTCGTACCGGTTGCGCAAGCGACGCGGTCCCGCACCGCCCTGATAGATGCGGGACTGCTACTCCCGGCCCGCAGCCCGGAAAATCTGTACGACCCCGCCGGCACATCGCCGCCGAGCGAAAAGCGCACACTGTCGGACGTTCTCGAAGAAATGCGCGACGAGCAGTGA
- the vapc47 gene encoding ribonuclease VapC, whose amino-acid sequence MIYLDTSALTKLLIAEAETAALRAWLNAQHERGEHAATSTLGRIELMRAVYRYAATEYVGRARYLLDGLDMVTLSAPVLTAAETIGPPTLRSLDAIHLAAAAQLKQELTAFVTYDRRLLAGCHDVGIPAISPGS is encoded by the coding sequence GTGATCTACCTGGACACCTCGGCCCTGACGAAACTGCTCATCGCCGAGGCTGAGACGGCTGCACTGCGAGCGTGGCTCAACGCCCAGCACGAGCGGGGCGAGCACGCAGCGACCAGCACGCTGGGCCGCATCGAGTTGATGCGAGCCGTTTACAGGTACGCAGCGACTGAGTACGTCGGGCGGGCCCGCTATCTGCTGGACGGCCTTGACATGGTCACGCTCAGCGCACCTGTGTTGACCGCAGCGGAGACCATCGGTCCGCCTACGCTGCGTTCGCTCGACGCGATCCACCTGGCGGCTGCTGCGCAACTCAAGCAGGAGCTGACGGCTTTCGTCACTTACGACCGGCGTTTGTTGGCGGGCTGCCACGACGTCGGGATTCCGGCGATATCGCCCGGCTCATGA
- a CDS encoding hypothetical protein (frameshifted, insertion at around 6126454,6126381,6126158, deletion at around 6126176,6126369,6126432,6126179,6126180,6126183,6126411, 612 6414,6126131,6126132,6126134,6126141;~possible pseudo due to internal stop codon), with protein sequence MSFVVVGSELLASAAADVAGIGSALEQAGSSAAVSTTRIAVAAGDEVSAAIAELFSGHGRQFQEVSARAAAFHAQFVESLAGAGGAYGSAEALNLGLLAGGSRLG encoded by the coding sequence ATGTCGTTTGTCGTGGTGGGTTCGGAGTTGTTGGCGTCGGCGGCGGCGGATGTGGCCGGTATCGGGTCGGCGTTGGAGCAGGCGGGGTCGAGTGCGGCGGTGTCGACGACGCGGATCGCGGTGGCTGCGGGGGATGAGGTGTCGGCGGCGATTGCGGAGTTGTTTTCTGGGCATGGGCGGCAGTTTCAGGAGGTGAGTGCGCGGGCGGCGGCGTTTCATGCGCAGTTCGTGGAGTCGTTGGCCGGTGCTGGTGGTGCGTACGGGTCGGCGGAGGCGCTGAATCTGGGGTTGTTGGCGGGTGGGAGCCGTTTGGGTTGA